The following nucleotide sequence is from Planctomycetia bacterium.
AGCCGGTATGGGCCGGGTGACAGGTGTTGCAACTGGTCGCTCCGTCCGCCGACATTCGACGATCGAAGTAGAGTAGCCGACCGAGTTTGACCTTCTCCAACGTCGTCGGGTTGTCGTTCGGCTCGCGCGGTGCCGGCAACACGGTGATCGGTCGAGGCCTTCGGGCTCCCGGAGCGAGCTTGTCGAAGGTCGGCATCGGTTCATCCTTGCCTACCGATAGTAATGCGTAATCGGGTAACCCAGGCGAGACGACCTCGACGGGATCGGATGAGAGCGATTTTAAGAAGGCGACCAACTGCCGCTTTTCGTCAGCGGTCAATTTCAGCGGTTTCAATCCGGCTCGCTGGCCATTCTCATCACCCCGGTTGTAGAAGTCGATCACTTCATCCAGAGTTTTGAACCGCCCATCGTGCATGTAGGGAGCGGTGCGACCGACTTCCCGCAGGAGTGGAGTTCGGAACTTGCCACGGTCCTGTTCATTCATGGCGACCACGAAGCGCCCTGCGTCATCCGTCAAGTTGCGATAGTTCGGTGTCCCCAGTCCTCGAAAGAAGCGTCGAAAAGTGATGTAGCGTTCGGGGTCGTCTAGCAACTTCGGCCCCGTCCGAAGTCCAAGGTCGTGGAACTTGTGGTCCGTGAAGAGCGGGGCCGGATGGCACGCTGCACACCCAGCCTTGCCATCGAAGAGTTTTTTCCCAGCCAGCGCATCGACCGTCAGCGCCCTCTCATCGCCCTTCTCGAAGCGGTCGAACGGAGTCGCTGGCGAATGGAGAGAGCCGACATATGCGGCCAGCGCCTTCAAGATCGTCCCAAAGTCCGGTTCGACGCCGTAGGCGACCTTGAAGAGTTCGACGTACTCAGGAACCTGTTTCATCCTCTCGACAAGCAACCGCCCGTCGGCCGCCATGAAGAACGGCTCGGTCAGGTGATCCCGAACCACGCTGGCGAGGTCAGACCCCGACAGGCGACCGTCCCAATACGCCGACTTGACGTGCGAGACGTTGAACAGCGTCGGTGTGTTGCGGAACAGTGCCGTGCCGGGGTAGCCGATACTGACGGGCAACCCATCCGTGAACGCTTTGTCGGGCTGGTGACACGACGCACAACTGAGGGCGTTGCTGGCGGACAATCGACGCTCGAAGAAGAGAACCTTGCCGAGTGCGATTTGTTCGTCCGTCGCCGATTTCATGGGAGAAGGTACGAACGGATTGGTGGTGGCCTCTGCGGGCCGTGTGCGGGTAAGTTTCGCCCGCGCCGTGTCGCCGCCTTTCGGGGCATCGACGCCGAGGGAGGCGAGGTAATCCGCGAGCCTGTT
It contains:
- a CDS encoding cytochrome c peroxidase produces the protein MLAILRSSSEAGDEPKKEQPPAAPREVIAIINRGGCGNCHVIPGVPGADGEVGPDLSKLGMAAGTRKPRTTAKEYIRESILDPDAFIAPGDFEKGVMPTKFGKTLSEDDLNRLADYLASLGVDAPKGGDTARAKLTRTRPAEATTNPFVPSPMKSATDEQIALGKVLFFERRLSASNALSCASCHQPDKAFTDGLPVSIGYPGTALFRNTPTLFNVSHVKSAYWDGRLSGSDLASVVRDHLTEPFFMAADGRLLVERMKQVPEYVELFKVAYGVEPDFGTILKALAAYVGSLHSPATPFDRFEKGDERALTVDALAGKKLFDGKAGCAACHPAPLFTDHKFHDLGLRTGPKLLDDPERYITFRRFFRGLGTPNYRNLTDDAGRFVVAMNEQDRGKFRTPLLREVGRTAPYMHDGRFKTLDEVIDFYNRGDENGQRAGLKPLKLTADEKRQLVAFLKSLSSDPVEVVSPGLPDYALLSVGKDEPMPTFDKLAPGARRPRPITVLPAPREPNDNPTTLEKVKLGRLLYFDRRMSADGATSCNTCHPAHTGYTARTAISMGGTGTSHWRNASTLYNVAHFEKFNWDGARGSIEDQNDGAWSGAIAGNVDADLAEERLAQVPAYRTKFKAVFGEEYPTWANALRAVAAYQRTLNSKNVQFDAFLQGDDKAIGDAAKRGYKLFTGKANCIQCHDGALISDDRYHNIGVPPSPDFLNSPNKQITFRFEQASNGVSRTLYDSTRDDLGLYYVTKRADDIGKFRTASLRELKHTAPYMHNGIFKTLPEVIDFYNQGGGKHPIKSPLLRPLDLNHDEQDDLLAFLESLSGDPLTDKPPPLPPYGSYRLKGSPGDE